In Candidatus Binatus sp., one genomic interval encodes:
- a CDS encoding cytochrome C oxidase subunit IV family protein, giving the protein MSDIADAHGGQIHHPGAATYLIIAAFLVVLTAMEITVFYVHALHPVLVPLLIVLAAAKFALVVMFYMHLKYDRWLLTGVFIFPLIIATLLLVSLILLFSYLSGHMAPVG; this is encoded by the coding sequence ATGAGCGATATCGCAGACGCCCACGGCGGGCAGATTCATCATCCCGGTGCGGCGACCTACCTGATCATCGCCGCGTTCCTCGTCGTATTGACGGCGATGGAGATCACGGTCTTTTACGTGCATGCGCTCCATCCCGTGCTGGTGCCGCTGTTGATCGTACTGGCTGCCGCCAAGTTCGCGCTGGTCGTGATGTTCTACATGCATTTGAAGTATGATCGATGGCTGCTGACGGGAGTGTTCATCTTCCCGTTGATAATTGCGACGCTTTTGCTGGTCTCGCTAATTTTGCTGTTCTCATATCTGTCCGGTCACATGGCGCCGGTCGGATAG
- a CDS encoding cytochrome c oxidase assembly protein encodes MDIFGEHPSIPIGVAILIAIYLGACRAAGRKPTRRQAMWFALAMGAILFTQTELDELADARLFSMHMLQHLMQTFVIPPLILLGTPGWMLAPWMLSRPIKPIARLLTNPVVAFLIFSAVFVTAHFPPIFDQMCRDENFHIFVHVLFMASGLLLWWPILSQIPELPRLSYPAQILYLFLLMIPMTAVAAPITLATKVIYPWYTEGAHGWGLTAIDDQVLGGLIMWIGQGTYLMIVFTFIFYRWSQREDRDISVPPEATTPELRVLRSRRVAGS; translated from the coding sequence ATGGACATCTTCGGAGAACATCCGAGCATACCGATAGGCGTCGCGATCCTGATCGCGATTTACCTCGGCGCATGCCGCGCAGCCGGCCGCAAACCGACGCGGCGTCAGGCGATGTGGTTCGCGCTCGCGATGGGCGCGATTTTATTCACCCAAACCGAACTCGATGAACTTGCCGATGCGCGACTCTTTTCGATGCACATGCTGCAGCATCTGATGCAGACTTTCGTGATTCCGCCGCTAATTCTGCTGGGGACGCCGGGCTGGATGCTGGCGCCGTGGATGCTCAGCCGGCCGATCAAGCCCATCGCGCGTTTGCTCACAAATCCGGTAGTCGCGTTCCTGATTTTTTCGGCGGTCTTCGTCACCGCGCACTTTCCGCCGATCTTCGATCAGATGTGTCGCGACGAGAATTTTCACATTTTCGTGCACGTCCTCTTTATGGCGTCCGGCCTGCTGCTGTGGTGGCCGATTCTGAGTCAGATCCCCGAGCTGCCGCGGCTCTCCTACCCGGCGCAGATCCTTTATCTGTTCCTCCTGATGATCCCGATGACCGCGGTGGCCGCGCCGATCACCCTGGCGACCAAAGTGATTTATCCGTGGTACACCGAGGGCGCGCACGGATGGGGCCTCACGGCGATCGACGACCAGGTGCTGGGCGGGCTGATCATGTGGATCGGGCAGGGCACCTATCTGATGATCGTTTTCACCTTCATCTTCTATCGGTGGTCGCAGCGCGAAGACCGCGATATTTCGGTTCCGCCCGAAGCGACGACTCCGGAGCTTCGCGTGCTGCGATCGCGTCGCGTCGCCGGTTCGTAG